The region gaggtatgcatacaccatacaccatacacacacacacacacacacacacacacagaggtatgcatacaccatacacacacacacacacacacacacagaggtatgcatacaccatacacacacacacacacacagaggtatgcatacaccatacacacacacacacacacacacacacacacagaggtatgcatacaccatacacacacacacacacacacacacacacacacacacacacacagaggtatgcatacaccatacacacacacacacacacacagaggtatgcatacaaGATACacaatagacagacacacacacacacacacacacacacacagaggtatgcatacaccatacacacacacacacacacacacacacacacacacacacacacagaggtatgcatacaccatacacacacacacacacacacacacacagaggtatgcatacaccatacacacacacacacacacacacacacacacacacacacacagaggtatgcatacaccatacacacacacacacacagaggtatgcatacaccatacacacacacacacacacacacacacacagaggtatgcatacaccatacacacacacacacacacacacacacacacacacacacagaggtatgcatacaccatacacacacacacacacacacacacacacacacacacacacagaggtatgcatacaccatacacacacacacacacacacacacacacacacacacacagaggtatgcatacaaGATACacaatagacagacacacacacacacacagggtatgcatacagcatacacactacacacacacacacacacacagaggtatgcatacaccatacacactacacacacacacacacacacacagaggtatgcatacaccatacatacacacacacacacacacacacacacacacacacacaggtatgcatacaccatacacacacacacacacacacacacacacacacagacacagaggtatgcatacaccatacacacacacactaatacatatacacatgtatacattaatacatatacatatgtatacattaatacacatatagacatgtatacattaatacatatacacatgtatacattaatacacatacatatgtatacattaatacacatagacatgtatacattaatacatatacacatgagCACGCTCAGAGTGAGGTCACCTGCACATGTGctgcaccatacacacacacacacacacacacacacacagaagtatgcatacaccacacacacatggtatACAAATGCTGTGTAACAGACATGATTGTGGTTATACTGCCTATTACATGTGGTAAACAcccacattaatacatatacacatgtatacattaatacacatatagatatgtatacattaatacatatacacatgtattcATTAATACACATATAGACATGTATACATTAAagcatatacacatgtatacattaatgcacatgtatacatttaacatACATATAGACATGTATACATGAATACATATATAGGCATGtatacattaatacacatatacacgtatacATTACTACATATAGACATGtatacatgaatacacatatacacatgtataccttaatacacatacatatgtatacattaatacacatgtatacatttttatatatctatatatatatatatatatatatatatatatataaatgtatacatgtgtatgtgtattaatgtatgtgtgtgtgtgtgtgtgtgtgtgtgtttgtgtgtgtgtgtttgtgtgtgtgtttgtgtgtgtgtgtttgtgtgtgtgtgtgtgtgtgtgtgtgtgtgtgtgtgtgtgagatcaggaTAAGAACACACTACACCTGTACTCTGTGAATGGGAAGCACCTGTGTAGTGAACCTCTGAAGGAACAGGTGActgacatgtgtgtgtgtggagagttcaTAGTCACAGGCAGCGAGGAGGGCTTGCTATCTATCAGAGACCTGTACAGGTagtcacctctcctcccctctttctctcctccttaCTCTGCCATTTCAACAAAATGTTATCActattgtattttatgtttgtatcttgttttcatttgcattcagcGGTTAAAGTGTGTTATCTGATAATACCTCCTATTCTCTTGGTTCCCATGGCAGCCTGGCGCTGTGTGCGTCTCCCATGGCGATGCGCAAGCCTGTCCGATGTGTGTCCGTGACGAAGGAGCACTCTCACATGCTGGTTGGGCTGCAGGACGGGAAGCTGATCCTGGTGGGAGTGGGCAAGCCTTCCGAGGTAAAGAATTCCCTGAggaactacatttcccagaggATGGAGGGGTCGCCACTAATGAGCACGCTCAGAGTGAGGTCACCTGCACATGTGCTGCACCTGCGAGACCAGAATACCTTCAGTCCAGATATGAcataaaagaacacacacacacacacacacacacacacacacacacacacacacacacacacacacacactcatgcagtccCTCCATAGTGATGGAGAGACATGAGTCTGCATGTAAGGTCCTGAAGATCTGCCCCTGCCTCTTTCACGAGAGCAGCTGTTTGGTTTGTAATCAAATGATACcgtttgtaaataaatgttgtttatcAGTGGTATGACAGGGCAGCCAGGGCTGGGTTAAACTGGGTTATTCTGGATCCTGGACACTCTGGGCTACACTGTGAGCTTTTCCGTACTAAATCCTCATATAAGCAGAAGAGAGGAAGACTGTCTAGACACAACATGATGAAGTTaccactgctcacacacagaacacacagatgCGTTGTTCAGGATTACCTCTTCAGCAGGTGTAGTCACAGAAGTACTGATGGTACTGATGTTGTTCTCGATACTGTTCTAAACACCACTCTGTTCTAGATACGGTTCTAGATGCTGCTCTAGTGGCCAGGTTGTAGTTCACGATGCACTCAGATTCGCATTTTAGCAagtgatataaatataaatattattatatatatatttcatatttttgagCTATCAATATCTTTTCATCTcaagtttatttttcatatcCCAACTGTCTGGCTTCACTCACCAACTCCATTGTTGATTTACTTGAAGTCAAGTACtgataaagaataaataataataataataataatagactaATTTTACTCATCagtaatattttctttttctttgtactTCACATTCATTATCCTTTACTGCTCTATCcatttctcctcccctctcctcttagATGCGCTCTGGCCAAATCACGCGGAAATTCTGGGGTTCCAGTAAGCGTCTGACCCAGATCTCATCCGGAGAAACGGAGTATCTCACCCAAGATCATCTCTGACTCCCACCCTAGTCCCCAGTCCCACTGCCTGATTAGCCCACTGCTCTGTCAGTCACCACAGTCTCCCAATCAGGGAGAAGCATGTGCTGATGGCTGCTGTAGTCCTGTGGTGTTgtgctctgtttgtgtctgtgatgcAGTAGAGCAGTGGCTGAACTGGTGGGGGCGCAGTGTCCAGCTACGTGTGTTCTccaccccaacaccaccctcaAATACCCCCAACACCCCGTAACCATCCCCCACCAACAAtaatgtgtgcgcgtgcgtgtgtgtgtgtgcatgtgtgtatgtgtatgtgtgtgtgtgtgtgtgtgtgtgtgtgtgtgtgtgcgcacgcacccattttaaatattccatttGTCAGTGgcctttttgtttcttacatcgctttctctctcacacacacacacacacacacacacacacacattattttagCGTTCAGGCCACTGAGATATGTACAGAAAAGGTTTATGTCCAAGATAACTGACCAAGACAGGGAAGCACACATTACACATGGTATGTGTTTATTCaaggcaggaggtgtgtgtacttgtgtttgtGAGCAGACTTTTTGTGTCTAACCGTTGAATGTGTTTTTTACTTGAAATCTGgatgatttatttaaatacagattgagtgatttttaatgttgtggctaTAACTGAAGTCTCAGTATGACCTGTAGTGCTTCTGTTTGCGATGCATTGGGAATCCACTACAGCTCATGTCACGGGGGCCTGAAGGGCTTTATGAGTGCTAACTAAGCAATATGACCCCCACAGCAAACTATAAATGACTGCTAATGGTACATTCCACTTTCACCTGCAGTGACTGACAAACACCTTTCAGTCTTCTTGATGTTTCAACAGGGCAAAACATTTGTGTAACATACAGGaaaccagtaacacacacacacatacaagataacacaaacacacgataacagtaacacacactcacaggatCAGTGACACACAGGataccagtaacacacacacacatgttcagtaacacacacacacaaacttgaacttgaacacacatGTTTAGTAACACACAGGataccagtaacacacacacacacacacacatgttcagtaacacacaggataccagtaacacacacacacacacacacacacacacacacacacacatgttcagtaACACAGGataccagtaacacacacacatgttcagtaacacacaggataccagtaacacacacacacgttcagtaacacacaggataccagtaacacacacacacacatgttcagtaACACACAGGATACCAgtaacgcgcacacacacacacacacacacacacatgttcagtaACACACAGGATACCAgtaacgcacacatacacacacacacacacacacacacacatacatgttcaGTAACACAAAGGATAACTTTTCCTCTCATGTGAGCTGTTCTGCTGGCTCCTCCTCTACCTTAACGTTTAAGCCATTCAGTCACAGTTTACTATGCAGTAAAACTCCTTGGCCTTCTAGAAAATTCTCAGAGGAGTTTGTGTCTTTGATCTCCCATATGCAGCTTTTCTTTTATCAGGTCAGGACGTGGGTTTGTATGGGTATGTGTTGAAGGTGAGATTGTGAACTTTGACTGTCTACTCTATTAACGAGTTGTGCTTCGTTATTCATGGCTGTGTTGGGAGTGGTCATTGCTGACCTCACAGGATCCCGTGTCATGCCAGATTCTGTAATATGACTGATTATGTTGTCGAGTGTATTGGACTGTTTGTGCTTGGAGGGTGATGATTTGTTTGGGTCAAAGTTCAAAGGTGATGTCTAAGTTTAGTAATTGGGTGTGCTGGGGAGAgatttttggtttattttatttgttgtctGAAGTgcttcctgtcactgtgtgtgtaatgtacagCAGGACAACTGTCCCAGAATGCACCTTCGTTCTTCTGTGGTAGAGGTTTAGTTTCAAATGGgttgatttgttttttcttttataaaaatCCTCTATGGAAGTAGGTGGAGTGCCTTTGATATTCTCTTCCTTCTGTGCTTCGCGCTTGCGTGATGCAGGTGTGATGCAGCCTAAGCTCTGTATGAGCCTGGATTTCCAGACAGCAGCATTCCACGGTGCATGGAAAACTGTGGGAACCAAAAATTTAAGAAAAACACTCATCTAATCAGAATCAATCAGAATCAAGCATATCAGATCTGTGATTCAGTAGCTTTGCTCAGTCACCAgtggatgtgtgaatgtgtgtcctgtttatttataaatacagtTAGAAATGTACAGCAtgatttttatttccatgtctgaattttattttttgcactttCCTGGTactgatttgttttaaatgtctcTTTGATCTGTACAGACTGACTGCTTTGTATAACACTTGGAAAACTATAATTAAAGTTGTGTTGGAGATCAGAACGCTCTTCTTGTGCTTTATGAATGAACGCTTACGGTTTCAGGTGACTTTAGCTCTGAGTAATACGATGCTTCAGTGTCATGGTGTCTGtgtctttatttattgttttagtgttttaacAAACCCACTGCAACTGGATTCTATACCCAACttaattctgtagttgtttAGAGATCACTTTTAAGATCATTTAATTTATGTTAGTTTCGCTAcataacttattattattactattattataattgaaccaaaataaaagcatgaacgTGACGTTCAAATATCAGACTAAGGACCTGGCTGAGATGCGGCGAGCGCCCTCTACTGGTCGCCGTGTGAACACATTTGGCTGCTGCTCCGAGTCTCGCGATATTTCCCAGCGGGAGTAAACAGTCGCCATTTGTTCGGAGTGAGAGGAGTGTCGGTGCTTTGCCGTTTAGCTGCTCGCTGCGCCAGTGCGAGACGTAGCCTCGAGCGCGCCTTCCCCGCTGTTAATGTCACGAGCTGCGCACGGGAGACTGTCTGAGAAAAGGGCACGCAATTTGTCCTGAGTGGCTAAGCTAggctaagctaagctaacagTGAGGCGGTCGCTTCAGCCCGCGGCGAGTTCGTCTGAAAGTTCCTCTTAAAGTTCCTCTAAAGTCGTTTAATCTCTACGATGATCATTGAGGACCTCGATGCCTTGAAGACGTGGCTCTCCAAAACCCTCGAACCGATGTAAGTAGTCCGCGCTCGCGCGCCGCGCCAGTGCCGCGTGCTGGCCGGCTCGCTCGCGTGTTAGCCTGTTAGCTGTGTGGCGTGTGGTGGCTAGCCGGCGGGCTAACGGCCGTTAACGAGGGCTAGCTTGGCTAGCTTGGCTAGCGGGGTACAGTAAGAGCCCGTGATTTGTGCTCCTGACGAGCGCGCTCGGGTCTCCAGGAGACGAGCTTTACACGTCACGTGCGCTGTGTCGAGGCTGAGCTTCAGCTCGTGTGacgctgtgtgtgtatgtgcgcgcgggCCCGTGGTCACCCCGTGCCCGTCCTCCCGCAGATGTGACGCGGACCCCTCCGCCCTCGCGAAGTACGTGGTCGCCCTGGTGAAGAAGGACAAGTCGGACGCGGAGTTGCGTGCGCTGTGCGTGGACCAGCTGGACGTCTTCCTGCAGAAAGGTGAGCTCTCGCTCCCGCGGTGGACAGCCGAGCCGCACGGTCTTGGTAGACGGAGCGTCTCGCCCCTGTGGCCGAGATCAGGCTGTAACGGCCTTTGATCACCGGCCCCTGCAGTACTGCTCctctgactgtgtgttgtggtgtgtgtgtgtgtgtgtgtgtgtgtgtgtgtgtgcgtgcgcgcgcgtgcgtgcgtgtgcatgcgtgttgaGTTTTGCAGAGACCCAGACGTTTGTGGATAAACTGTTTGAcgcagtgaacacacacagttacctgCCTCAGTGTGAAGCTCAGTCCTGCTCCCTGGACCGGGCTGACGGCCACCCGCGGCTGGACGAGCAGAAGAAGGATGAGGTGACCCACTCGGATATGACACTGTCGGACAATACTGTATTGTGAAGaactttgtgttgtgtgtgtgaaactgaacagggttattgtgtgtgtgtgtgtgtgtttgtttgtgtgtgtgtgtgtgtgtgtgcgcacgcacgcacgcgtgtgtctTCCTAGACTCACTGCACTAAGAGTGTTGTGTAGATCAAGAGCTTCACCCTTAAGACTTattgaatggaaaaaaagaataaacattgTTTACTACTGAAAACGTGGCTTCAGCAGTACCAGACTGCACATAACCAATATATAACGCATGaattacacacagatgcagaacACAGCATAAAACTCCATTAAGGTGATGAGTCCCAGCTTATGAGGCGATGCATGTTAGCAGGTGTCGCGTTTGTTGAAGTGCCAGTCAGTCGTAGCAGATGCAGCCGTGCTGTGACACGCTGACACTGCTGCTCACCGTGAGAGACGGTGGAGGTGGGCTGCACTGTCCAGCCCTGATAGTGgctgagatgtttgtgtgtgtctgtgtctgacgtgaggtgtgtgtttcaagttggctctctctcttagtgggtgaagtgtgtctgtgtctgtgtgtttgacctgaggtgtgtgtgtatgatgtttcCTCTGTCTGGTTGTTCAGCTGCTTGGCCgagatgaggacagagagaagaagtTCTCCAGACGTGTTAACCATAGTCCCCAGCCGAGCTCCCGCTATGGCCGAGACAACAGGTAGACACTGCATGTGTGccggtgttggtgtgtgtgtctggcgttggtgtgcaggtgtgtggcaTTGGTGCACGTGTGTCTGCGTTATTCACTGCGTTTGGTGGGGTTTTCCAGGAGAGGGGATGACCGTAAGAAAGACGAGCGCTCCAGGAAGAGGGAATATGACCGGAATCCTCCCCGCCGGGACTCATATCGGGACCGCTACAACCGGCGCCGTGGGCGGAGCCGCAGCCGCAGCTGGAGTAAAGACCGTGCCCGAGAGCGGGACCGAGAGCGGGACCGGGACCGGGAccgggacagggacagggagcgGGACAGAGACCGGGATCTCAGCAGAACACGATCCCGTACTCGCTCACGCACCAGGAGTAGAGGTTAGAGCGCCATCAGGGTCATGACCTTCGGGGTGGcatacgtgcgtgcatgtgtgcgtgtgtacatgcacagCCATCAAACAGAAATTAGTTCTGTTTTCATATGTCCCATACAGAGAGGGATTCTGGGAAATCGAAGTATGACCAGGAGCGTCCTGATCGACAGGAAGGAGGAGCCAGTGAGAATTATGTGGCTCCGCCCCTAGCCACAGGCCCCGCCTCCACACACTTCCCTGTGCCAGCTCTCAGTAGTACTATCACAGTGATCGCCCCtactcaccatggcaacagcaccACAGAGAGCTGGTCTGACTTCCACCCAGACCATGCCCCCTACGGGAGAgctgccccgcctcctcctcGCAAACGTTGTCGTGACTACGATGGTATGGGGGAGGGCTTACTGCCtgtcggtctgtgtgtgtgtgcgcgctgtgCTGGGTCTGTTTTGTgatgcaggggtgtgtgtgtgtgtgtgtgtgtgtgtgtgtgtgtgtctgtctgtctgtcggttgTTGCACAGAGAAAGGCTTCTGCATGCGGGGTGACCTGTGCCCTTTCGACCACGGCAGTGACCCCGTGGTGGTGGAGGATGTCAACCTTCCCGGCATGCTCCCCTACCAGGCTCCGCCCCTCCCTGTGGTGGACGGCCCCCCTGCTCCGGGACTGCCCCCCCCTCCCGCCCTCCTCACACCCCCACCGGTCAACCTGCGGCCGCCTGTGCCCCCAGGTGCCATGCCCCCCAGCCTCCCACCTGTGGCAGGTACGTCAGTTCTGCCCCTCACCCACCCTGTCATTGAACCTTGCCCCTCCCCCGTGCCAGGTGAGTTGTGgtaatatttcagtgtttaatCTGAGACTTCAGTCAGCTTGTTTGGTAAATAAACATCTGTTAGCGATGCCTCACCTGACACAGTTAGCAATGCTTCACCTGACACAGGTGTTTGattacctgtttgtgtgtgtgtgtgtgtgtgtgtgtgtgtgtgtgtgtgtgtgtgtgtgcgtgcgtgtaggtcctcctcctcgtcttccAGCCCTGCAGCCATCGAGAATGGACACGCCCCCCTGCTCTGTCACAAGCTCTGTGCCTGCCATTGTGACGTCTGGGCTCCGCCCCCCACTAACCCAGCCTCCACCACACCTGGTCACGTCAGGGCTCCGCCCACCCTTAGcccatccccctcccccactctacACTTCAGGTAATTCCACCACCCTCCTTATCGTATAACAGTTCGAAACCCCACAGTGTTTACATTCATGtacaaatgtgtaaatatgtagaATGGGAtttaaccctgtgtgtgtgtgtgtgtgtgtttgtacatgtacaGATGTGTTTGAGCCAGATGTGTATAACCCAGAGGCTCCTAGTATGAACCCCAGACCTGTGTACAGACACCGTGGCAACGTTCAGAGGCCCAACCTCATTGGCCTGACCATGGGCGAGATGGACGTTCCTCCACGAGGTAACCCCGTCCCCTGCTGCTCTCTACAAACCCAGACACTTCCAGAACCTTCTGTCCTGTCTCCGGTCTGGTCCAGCCCaggtctctgctctctcccagcTGTTCCGAGCTGGGTGTTCAGAGTTCTGGACACGTTTGCTCAGGTTCTGTGGGAGAAGCAAAGATCTGGACCGTTTGCTGCGTCCCTGTGGACTGCGTTAAGAAACAGGAAACTTGTCCCTGATCCTGCTCAGACtgttttgttcttctgtgtggTCTCTCCAGACAAATCGCTGAATAATAACAACAGTGTGAGGATTGTAGTGGAGTCGGAGTCCAGGAAGAGAGGTCCTGGACCCCCTGACAGCAACATAGTGCCGAAGAAGCCCTGGTTTGAGAAGTGAGATGACGACTGAGGtggtttcacacacacttaattccCAACAAGGCCCTCGAGACTCCGCAAGTGCAGCAATACAAAACAGATTCTGGGTGTATAAAACTAACATGCAGCATCCTTACAGAAGA is a window of Electrophorus electricus isolate fEleEle1 chromosome 3, fEleEle1.pri, whole genome shotgun sequence DNA encoding:
- the rbm26 gene encoding RNA-binding protein 26: MIIEDLDALKTWLSKTLEPICDADPSALAKYVVALVKKDKSDAELRALCVDQLDVFLQKETQTFVDKLFDAVNTHSYLPQCEAQSCSLDRADGHPRLDEQKKDELLGRDEDREKKFSRRVNHSPQPSSRYGRDNRRGDDRKKDERSRKREYDRNPPRRDSYRDRYNRRRGRSRSRSWSKDRARERDRERDRDRDRDRDRERDRDRDLSRTRSRTRSRTRSRERDSGKSKYDQERPDRQEGGASENYVAPPLATGPASTHFPVPALSSTITVIAPTHHGNSTTESWSDFHPDHAPYGRAAPPPPRKRCRDYDEKGFCMRGDLCPFDHGSDPVVVEDVNLPGMLPYQAPPLPVVDGPPAPGLPPPPALLTPPPVNLRPPVPPGAMPPSLPPVAGPPPRLPALQPSRMDTPPCSVTSSVPAIVTSGLRPPLTQPPPHLVTSGLRPPLAHPPPPLYTSDVFEPDVYNPEAPSMNPRPVYRHRGNVQRPNLIGLTMGEMDVPPRDKSLNNNNSVRIVVESESRKRGPGPPDSNIVPKKPWFEKHTFNKPNHHGYQKKSVFSSANTKLAIRQIPPDLNTISKLNEYFSKFGTIVNLQVAYNNDPEGALIQFASPEEARRAIHSPEAVLNNRFIRVYWHREEVTHTHTHTHTHTHTHTERRCVTCVPVLQCVPVSPSLAVVSVKQSVKERLGPLPPSSPADPPAQSSLNVGRSSVKARLGFSKPAPPAGKVFSTSTGLTKTFYNPAALKAGQKGALFGLATSTEETLKKKQEALKLQQDVRKKKQEILEKHIETQKLLISKLEKNKCVKAEDKAQLMSTLTTLTTSINKLQEELRGYTHTPHMCVRTKAQAQKELLDTELDLYKKTQAGEDTAQLKLRYTQLQLEAAKRGLLNPGRGRGTHPRGRGSLRGRGRGVRGRPRGGPANVVVDHRPRALVVSGFTEAERVDLVPHFAQFGEIEDCQMEDSSLTAVITYRTRVEAEQAALHGSRLNQQELLLSWHRPCASLVTADPDDVEHEEDEFLEDSLVDNALLQDDDDEDDDDESRSWRR